From Zea mays cultivar B73 chromosome 3, Zm-B73-REFERENCE-NAM-5.0, whole genome shotgun sequence:
ATAACTGACAAGGAGTTCACTTCATTTACAGTGCAAGTTTCCTAAATTTCAATCTGCTGAATCGCATGTTAAGGTTCTTCATACTTTACTGGCAGAAttgaaacatgattttcagcatctGCAGGACTTGCTTCCAAAAGTTTCAAGCTAACTCGTATTCCCTCTGGTTGGTAATACACTGTGTCAGACTGGAGGCTTGAACAAGCAGCAAGCAATCCTGGCAggtggaaaatcaactattattgGTCCGAGGGAGTATGTCATATGTAGTATCATCAGGCACGACTCCACTGCTGAGCATCTCATCATGCAGTTGGAATGCCTCTTGCAGCTTACCATCACGGACGCATGCATTTATCAGCATGTTATAAGTAACAATATTTGGAGACACATCTAATCTTCTCATATCATCCAATAACCTCTTAGCACCATCAATATCTCCACTTCGGCAAAGACCGTGGGTTAGTGCTGTGAAAGTTTTATCATCAGGAATAACGTGATTGGCCATCATCTCTGAGTACAGTTCCAAAGCAAAGGCCACATTGCCAACTTTTGAGAACCCATCAATTAAGGTTGTATAGATTTCTGTATCAGCAACAACTCTCTGTTTGATCATGCTATAATAGAACTTTGAAGCTTCTGCCATCATTTTCAAATTCTTGTACCCTGTAACAAAACTATTGTAGACAGTGACATCTGGTGTTAAACCATCTTTCAACAGAAGAACCAAAAAATGGAGTGCACGAGACATATTCCCCTGTTTGCAAAACGTATCTATGAAAGCGTTGTATGCAGCAATGTCAGGTTGAATGCCATCGCGCCTCACGTAAATGAGCAGCTTCACTGCAAGATCACAGCAGTTGGTCCTACAATAACCATCTATAAAACTGGTATATGTTACTATATTGGGAGTTATACCTTTCTTGCGCATCTGCCGATACATACCGAATGCAGAGCCCATCATACCAGCTTTCACAAATCCATTAATGATACTATTGTATGTCATTGTGGTCGGAACAAAACCTTCACTCAAAAATCTTTTCAACATTTCATCAACTTCACaaacacgattgaccatgtaaagtCCATTTATGAGAATATTATACGTATAATCGCCGCAAGAAACTCCATTCTGACGCATTTCATTAAGAAGGGCGTAGGCATTGTCAAAAGCTTTCTTCTTGATGTACCCTTTCATCAGAGTTGTGTAAGTGACCTCATTAGGCGGGAATCCTTTATCAGGCATCTCAGAGTATAACTTGAGTGCTTCATCCATGCGCCCTTTCTCACAGTACCCCAGCAGTAGGCTGTGGTATGTCACAATAGAAGGTTTGACTCCTGCTTCCTTCATCTTATCCCATAAGTTGACTGCCTCGTGGAGTTTTTGATGCTTGCAGAGCCAATGAATTAGACAGCCGTAAGTGAAGACATCTGGTACCCCAGTATCTACCACAAGTTCAAGTAAGCCAATGGCATCCTTCCACCGTTTGTCTCTCAAGAGGCCTTTGATCACCAAATTGAACTCA
This genomic window contains:
- the LOC103651599 gene encoding pentatricopeptide repeat-containing protein At3g54980, mitochondrial isoform X2 encodes the protein MRPTRLLAAASSTFRRRRLYTAAAVSTVAPSSAAPPPQSAVQPLSTQFARPSPARGHGVADDLASSLRALLASSPTVQHAFHLLRSAALDTRLPPNELVDAVLSTVDAGSPAAVTLLSHVLTCLSRAASDCAAAAAAYSRMVTRGVVPDAKSRTDLLVTTARGASAADALTLFDEMRGKGCYADAKMYDVVIRACVRGGMHCDAVRLFDEMAGAGVKPDERVYAITISGLCKLRDADRALQVLGKMREAGFEPWELTYSSVVDVLVKVGRMDEALRLKDQMLLATGKKMDVVLATMLMHGYCLHGEVGKALDLFDEVVSDGVTPTNVTYGVLIKGCDAEGMSDETYKLCRQMIEQGLLLSTYEFNLVIKGLLRDKRWKDAIGLLELVVDTGVPDVFTYGCLIHWLCKHQKLHEAVNLWDKMKEAGVKPSIVTYHSLLLGYCEKGRMDEALKLYSEMPDKGFPPNEVTYTTLMKGYIKKKAFDNAYALLNEMRQNGVSCGDYTYNILINGLYMVNRVCEVDEMLKRFLSEGFVPTTMTYNSIINGFVKAGMMGSAFGMYRQMRKKVKLLIYVRRDGIQPDIAAYNAFIDTFCKQGNMSRALHFLVLLLKDGLTPDVTVYNSFVTGYKNLKMMAEASKFYYSMIKQRVVADTEIYTTLIDGFSKVGNVAFALELYSEMMANHVIPDDKTFTALTHGLCRSGDIDGAKRLLDDMRRLDVSPNIVTYNMLINACVRDGKLQEAFQLHDEMLSSGVVPDDTTYDILPRTNNS
- the LOC103651599 gene encoding pentatricopeptide repeat-containing protein At3g54980, mitochondrial isoform X1, giving the protein MRPTRLLAAASSTFRRRRLYTAAAVSTVAPSSAAPPPQSAVQPLSTQFARPSPARGHGVADDLASSLRALLASSPTVQHAFHLLRSAALDTRLPPNELVDAVLSTVDAGSPAAVTLLSHVLTCLSRAASDCAAAAAAYSRMVTRGVVPDAKSRTDLLVTTARGASAADALTLFDEMRGKGCYADAKMYDVVIRACVRGGMHCDAVRLFDEMAGAGVKPDERVYAITISGLCKLRDADRALQVLGKMREAGFEPWELTYSSVVDVLVKVGRMDEALRLKDQMLLATGKKMDVVLATMLMHGYCLHGEVGKALDLFDEVVSDGVTPTNVTYGVLIKGCDAEGMSDETYKLCRQMIEQGLLLSTYEFNLVIKGLLRDKRWKDAIGLLELVVDTGVPDVFTYGCLIHWLCKHQKLHEAVNLWDKMKEAGVKPSIVTYHSLLLGYCEKGRMDEALKLYSEMPDKGFPPNEVTYTTLMKGYIKKKAFDNAYALLNEMRQNGVSCGDYTYNILINGLYMVNRVCEVDEMLKRFLSEGFVPTTMTYNSIINGFVKAGMMGSAFGMYRQMRKKGITPNIVTYTSFIDGYCRTNCCDLAVKLLIYVRRDGIQPDIAAYNAFIDTFCKQGNMSRALHFLVLLLKDGLTPDVTVYNSFVTGYKNLKMMAEASKFYYSMIKQRVVADTEIYTTLIDGFSKVGNVAFALELYSEMMANHVIPDDKTFTALTHGLCRSGDIDGAKRLLDDMRRLDVSPNIVTYNMLINACVRDGKLQEAFQLHDEMLSSGVVPDDTTYDILPRTNNS